Proteins encoded in a region of the Patagioenas fasciata isolate bPatFas1 chromosome 21, bPatFas1.hap1, whole genome shotgun sequence genome:
- the LOC136110947 gene encoding olfactory receptor 14J1-like: MSNSSSTTQFLLLAFADTRELQLLHFWLFLGIYLGALLGNGLIITTIAWDQPLHTPMYFFLFNLSLLDLGSISTIVPKAMGNSLWQTRAISYAGCAAQLFLFVFFISAELFLLTVMAYDRYVAICKPLHYGTLLDSRVCVHMAAAAWGTGLLYSVLHTANTFSLPLCQGNSVEQFFCELPQILNLSCSDAYLRELKLLVFSTFVILACFVFIVLSYVQIFRAVLRIPSEQGRHKAFSMCLPHLAVVSLFISTVLFAFLKSPLPSLDLVLAVLYSLVPPTLNPLIYSLRNQEIQNAVWKLMPG, encoded by the coding sequence atgtccaacagcagctccaccacccagttcctcctcctggcatttgcagacacacgggagctgcaactcttgcacttctggctcttcctgggcatctacctgggtgccctcctgggcaacggcctcatcatcaccaccatagcctgggaccagcccctccacacccccatgtacttcttcctgttcaacctgtccctccttgacctgggctccatctccaccattgtccctaaagcCATGGGCAACTCCCTCTGGcagaccagggccatctcctatgcaggatgtgctgcacagctctttctgtttgtgtttttcatttcagcagagcttTTTCTTCTCACAGTCATGGCCTATGACCgttatgttgccatctgcaaacccctgcactacgggaccctcctggacagcagagtttgtgtccacatggcagcagctgcctggggcacTGGGCTCCTCTATTCtgtgctgcacacggccaatacattttcactgccactttgCCAAGGTAATAGCGTTGAACAGTTCTTCTGTGAACTTCCCCAGATCCTTAACCTCTCCTGCTCAGACGCCTACCTCAGAGAACTTAAACTTCTTGTTTTCAGTACTTTTGTCATTTTagcatgttttgtgttcattgtgctgtcctatgtgcagatcttcagggccgtgctgaggatcccctctgagcagggacggcacaaagccttttccatgtgtctccctcacctggctgtggtctccctgtttatcagcactgtctTGTTTGCTTTCCTGAAGTCCCCTTTGCCATCCCTGGATCTAGTGCTGGCAGTTCTGTACTCATTGGtgcctccaacattgaaccccctcatctacagcctgAGAAACCAGGAGATCCAGAATGCAGTGTGGAAACTGATGCCCGGATGA
- the LOC136111012 gene encoding olfactory receptor 14A16-like, which yields MSNSSSITQFLLLAFTDTRELQLLHFWLFLGIYLAALLGNGLIITTIAWDQHLHTPMYFFLLNLSLLDLGCISTTLPKSMGNYLWNTRAISYTGCAAQVFLVVFLASAEYWLLTIMSYDRYVAICKPLHYGTLLGSRACVHMAAAAWGTGFLYALLHTANTFSLTLCKGNAVNQFFCEIPQILKLSCSNTYLREVWLLAISFSVAFGCFVFIFFSYVQIFRAVLRIPSEQGQHKAFSMCLPHLTLFVSTVIFSHLKPLSFSSPSLDLLVSVLYSVVPPAVNPLIYSMRNKEIKDSVWQLINGCFVEQ from the coding sequence atgtccaacagcagctccatcacccagttcctcctcctggcgttcacagacacgcgggagctgcagctcttgcacttctggctcttcctgggcatctacctggctgccctcctgggcaacggcctcatcatcaccaccatagcctgggaccagcacctccacacccccatgtacttcttcctcctcaacctctccctccttgacctcggctgcatctccaccactctccctaAATCCATGGGTAACTATCTCTggaacaccagggccatctcctacacaggatgtgctgcccaagtgTTTCTggttgtctttttagcttcagcagagtattggctcctcaccatcatgtcctatgaccgctacgttgccatctgcaaacccctgcactacgggaccctcctgggcagcagagcttgtgtccacatggcagcagctgcctggggcacTGGGTtcctctatgctctgctgcacacggccaatacattttcactgacactctgcaagggcaatgctgtgaaccagttcttctgtgaaatcccccagatcctcaagctctcctgctcaaacacctacctcagggaagtctggcttCTTGCGATTTCTTTCTCAGTCGCATTcggctgttttgttttcattttcttctcgtatgtgcagatcttcagagctgtgctgaggatcccctctgagcagggacagcacaaagccttttccatgtgtctccctcacctgaccctgtttgtcagcactgtcaTATTTTCCCACCTGAagcccctctccttctcctccccatccctggatctgctggtgtcagttctgtactcagtggtgcctccagcagtgaatcccctcatctacagtatgAGGAACAAGGAGATCAAGGACTCAGTGTGGCAATTAATTAATGGCTGTTTtgtggagcaataa